The Deltaproteobacteria bacterium genomic interval TTTTTTAGCTTGTCCTTGTTCTTTTCTGTCATCCGTCTTTTCCCAAATAGGCATCGTCATATTTTCCAAATCTACCGCTCATGGACACTCGCCTGAAGATCTCGCATCAGAGTAATTCAACATAGCCTGCCCTGTGAAATCATGTTTGCTTTTATTTAACTGGGGTCAATAACGTCCCGTATCTCCCCCGTAAAACTAAAGACCATCCCCAAGCTCAAGCTTCATAAAACCCTAACAAGCGAGCAGCCTCATCCCAACGGAATGGCAGGGGAAGCTAATGAATCACCGACAACAACCGGGCAAAAAACTCTGGCGAGTCTCTGTTATTTTCAGTTACGCCTACTACCAAGACATCGTCACGGGCCTTGATTTTTTCTATGAATTTGTCTCCTTTTTGAGCAATAGAGCCGATCACAGGGTGCTGTGCATCGAGAACCTTGACCAATGTCTCTCTGAACAGCGAAGAGAAACACTCCATCTTTCCCACTTCATCAACCACGACAACTTCATCAGGCTCAGAGGGCGTCATCGATGGAACCGCAATATGTTCAATGTCGTGAAGGCTCACGCCATATTTGCCCACCTTGAAACGGCTCTTTATGTTTTGGTGGGCAAGCACACCCTTTTTGCCATCAAGGGTAGTTATGGAAAATCCAGTCCTCCTGCCCTTTTCTCTCATCTCACGGGTGAAAAACCCAGTCGCTGGCCTCTTGATCCGCCTCGCCATCTTCTCGATCAGGGTCGATTTGCCACATCGAGGGGGGCCGGTCAAAAAAATGCTCTTGGCTTTCACTTGGATTCTTTAAAGATATTTTTTCTTCTTAGGTCTATTCTGGTGTCTGCCTTGCGCTTGGCATCGCCATATTATCCCTAATGTTGCAAAAGTCGAGGATG includes:
- a CDS encoding AAA family ATPase; this encodes MKAKSIFLTGPPRCGKSTLIEKMARRIKRPATGFFTREMREKGRRTGFSITTLDGKKGVLAHQNIKSRFKVGKYGVSLHDIEHIAVPSMTPSEPDEVVVVDEVGKMECFSSLFRETLVKVLDAQHPVIGSIAQKGDKFIEKIKARDDVLVVGVTENNRDSPEFFARLLSVIH